ATATTGCTTTTTATGAAGCCTTAGGCCCAAAAGGCTGGATAAGTCTGGAAAAAACCTTAAACTATATACCTCAAGATATATTTACCATTGCCGATGCCAAACGCGGCGATATCGGCAATACTTCGGAACTATATGCCCGGGCGTTTTTTGAAAATTTAACTTTTGACTCGATTACCGTAGCGCCTTACATGGGCGAAGATTCGGTGAAGCCATTTTTGCTGCAAGCGGGCAAATGGGTAATCTTGCTGGCGCTCACCTCTAACCCCGGCAGTGCCGATTTTCAATTGCTGCAAACCGACGACGGCACCGCCGATTACTCCCGCTGCCTGTTCGAGAATGTACTGGAAACCAGCAAAGCGTGGGCTACCGATGAACAGCTTATGTACGTAGTAGGCGCTACCCGCCCGGATTTTATACAGCGCGTGCGCGACATCGTGCCGCATCACTTTTTACTGGTGCCAGGGGTAGGAGCTCAGGGCGGCAGTTTGGCCGAAATATCACGCTTAGGCATGAACCCGCATTGCGGTTTATTGGTTAACTCGTCGCGTAACATCATATACGCATCCTCAGGTACTGATTTTGCCGAGCAAGCCCGTTCGGCGGCTTTATTGGTGCAACAAGAAATGGCCGGTTATTTAAATCAATATTTGGGGTAGCGTAAAAACTGGTTATACATCCAATTTTTAAAAATTTAAGCTGTTGCCGTGAAATCAACCAATCTTTTTAAAGAAGATTTTCTGCATTATGTGTGGCAGCAACAATATTTTGATAAAACCGGTTTAGTTACTACTCAAAACAAGGCCGTGGTGGTGCTAAAACCCGGTTATTATAACACTGATGCCGGCCCGGATTTTACGAATGCCCGCCTGCGGATTGGCTCCGAAGAATGGAATGGCAGCGTTGAAATACACGTATTTGCCTCGGACTGGGAAAAACACACGCACCAAAACGACCCGAAATACAACCAGGTAGTTTTACACGTAGTCTGGGATAACGACAAACCGGTACATCGGGCTGATGGAAGTGAAATTCCAACGTTAGCATTACGCGGGCGTGTTCCGCTACATTTAATTAATACTTACCAGCAATTTTTAACTAACCGCCACGAAATTCCGTGCCGGCCTTTTGCCCCCGAAGTACCTAGTTTGATTAAAACCAGCATGCAGGAACGCGTCCGGATGGAACGTCTCGACGAAAAAGCCGGTCGGGTATTAGCCTTGCTGGCGCAAACGGGAAATAACTGGGAGGAAACTTGTTATGCCTGGCTGCTGAGTAACTTTGGTTTTAAAATTAACCAGGTAGGTATGCAGCGATTGGCCGCTCTGTTACCATATGCGGTGTTGCGTCGCCACCAACACCACTTACCAACTCTCGAAGCCTTAATTTTGGGGCAAGCCGGATTTTTAAATTTAGATACGCCAGACGAATACGTGCGGCCGTTACAGCAGGAATTTAAATACTTGAGGCACAAATACAGTTTGGCTCCCGGTCTGCACCGAGCAGATTGGAATTTTTTGCGGCTGCGGCCGGCTAATTTTCCGCCGGTACGTTTGGCTCAGTTTGCCGCCTTGTTGCATCAGCACGTGCATTTGTTTTCGGATTTGCTGGCGGCTAATTCTTTTAAAGAGTGGCAAGCTTATTTCGAGGCAAAACCATCCGCTTACTGGCAAAATCACGTTATTCCGGGCCAAGAATCTACCCGGGCACCAAAAGGAATGGGTAAAAGCAGCATTGACTTGTTATTGATAAATGCGGTAGCGCCTTTACTGGTAGCATACGGAAGATACAAAAACGACGAAGTTTACGTGGACAAAGCCATTGCTTTACTGGAACAGTTACCTCCGGAAGATAACCGCATTACCCGCTTGTACACCGATTTAGATTTCTACCATAAAACAGCCGCCGATTCGCAGGCCTTGCTGCAGTTAAACCAGCATTACTGCGTGCCCCGGCAATGTTTGCATTGCCGCATCGGTAATTATATTTTAAAACAAAATCCGTTAGCCCAATGAATTTACTATATCTGTTGGGCAACCTGCTGCTGTTGGGCGGGCTTGTTTTTGTTTTATGGCGATCGGCTAAGCCTAATTTTTTAAAGATTTTCTTTTGGCCGGCCATAATTTTAAAAGTAGGAGCGGGGTTGCTGGTAGGGTGGTTATACCAGCATTATTTAAGCGGTGGCGATACGTTTGTATACCAGCAGCAGGCCGAAATATTGAATGCTTACGCCTTGCAGGAGCCTAAAAACTACCTGCATTTTATTTTCACCGGCGAATATCCTAGCGAATACTTGTACAATGCCATGCGTTTTAGAGGGTATTCTAACTCTTTTTTTATAGTGCTGTTACTGCATTTTTTTAATTTTATCACGCATAACAGTTATTACCTGAATAGCCTTTATTTTTCGCTGTTTAGTTTTTGGGGATGCTGGCAGCTTACCAAAGCTTTAACGCAACTATTTCCGGATACCAAAGTGGCGGCGGCTTTTGCTTTTTTATTTTTTCCGACTGTTGTTTTCTGGACTTCGGGGGTGTTAAAAGAAAGTATTCTTGTGGGCAGTTG
The sequence above is a segment of the Adhaeribacter swui genome. Coding sequences within it:
- the pyrF gene encoding orotidine-5'-phosphate decarboxylase, encoding MTKEELFTQIKKKQSYLCVGLDTDLKRIPAHLLDTEDPVFEFNRQIIDATADLCVAYKPNIAFYEALGPKGWISLEKTLNYIPQDIFTIADAKRGDIGNTSELYARAFFENLTFDSITVAPYMGEDSVKPFLLQAGKWVILLALTSNPGSADFQLLQTDDGTADYSRCLFENVLETSKAWATDEQLMYVVGATRPDFIQRVRDIVPHHFLLVPGVGAQGGSLAEISRLGMNPHCGLLVNSSRNIIYASSGTDFAEQARSAALLVQQEMAGYLNQYLG
- a CDS encoding DUF2851 family protein; translation: MKSTNLFKEDFLHYVWQQQYFDKTGLVTTQNKAVVVLKPGYYNTDAGPDFTNARLRIGSEEWNGSVEIHVFASDWEKHTHQNDPKYNQVVLHVVWDNDKPVHRADGSEIPTLALRGRVPLHLINTYQQFLTNRHEIPCRPFAPEVPSLIKTSMQERVRMERLDEKAGRVLALLAQTGNNWEETCYAWLLSNFGFKINQVGMQRLAALLPYAVLRRHQHHLPTLEALILGQAGFLNLDTPDEYVRPLQQEFKYLRHKYSLAPGLHRADWNFLRLRPANFPPVRLAQFAALLHQHVHLFSDLLAANSFKEWQAYFEAKPSAYWQNHVIPGQESTRAPKGMGKSSIDLLLINAVAPLLVAYGRYKNDEVYVDKAIALLEQLPPEDNRITRLYTDLDFYHKTAADSQALLQLNQHYCVPRQCLHCRIGNYILKQNPLAQ